The following are encoded together in the Planococcus antarcticus DSM 14505 genome:
- a CDS encoding FAD-dependent monooxygenase translates to MKPQILIVGAGPTGLDLAYSLANFGVPFRIIEKKSGTGTASRALAVHARILEHYQQLGLSDRIVSRGQPILSLDLSDGKEVKANLKFHDFGKGLSPFPFILSLPQDEHEEILVDELKKLGIKVEWNTELSSFTDTGETVNAVLKKEGHPEETADFAYLCGCDGAGSTVRKGLDLGFPGGTYDQLFFVADVETEKSEVEMEKMDMYMDNDGFMLYMSVRNKYTKRILGVVPEEFNDNMAIEYSNISDYIEKKIEVTASRVNWFSTYRVHNRVSDHFAKGHVFILGDAGHLHSPAGGQGMNTGIGDAFNLSWKLAAVIKEKAAHSILETYETERIAFARTLVATTDKAFQTIINQKLPGTVLRKFFIPYVLPSLFKVSLTKKNGFKILSQIHINYRKSALSKGKAGKVFAGMRLPWIELAGSDNFFPLRSVDWQIHIYGQASKELMDFAHAQSLEVHEFAWEPKMQKAGFQQNALYLVRPDGHVALANKAQEVSVLKDYLDEFGIVAFHAK, encoded by the coding sequence GTGAAACCACAAATATTAATCGTAGGAGCCGGCCCAACCGGACTTGATCTTGCGTACAGCCTTGCAAATTTTGGCGTCCCTTTTCGGATCATCGAAAAAAAATCCGGAACCGGTACAGCGTCACGTGCACTGGCTGTTCATGCGCGAATATTAGAGCATTACCAGCAACTGGGCTTGTCCGACAGAATCGTCAGCAGAGGGCAACCGATTTTGTCGTTAGATTTGAGTGATGGAAAAGAAGTCAAAGCTAATTTGAAATTTCATGATTTCGGCAAAGGGCTGAGTCCGTTTCCTTTTATCCTCAGTTTGCCTCAAGATGAACATGAAGAAATTCTCGTTGATGAACTAAAAAAACTAGGAATCAAAGTGGAATGGAATACGGAATTATCTTCTTTTACAGACACTGGAGAAACCGTAAATGCGGTATTGAAAAAAGAAGGTCACCCGGAAGAAACGGCTGATTTCGCTTACCTATGCGGTTGTGACGGTGCGGGTAGTACTGTCCGAAAAGGGCTGGACCTCGGATTTCCTGGTGGTACGTATGATCAATTATTCTTTGTGGCTGATGTAGAAACCGAAAAATCGGAAGTTGAAATGGAAAAGATGGACATGTATATGGATAATGACGGCTTTATGTTGTATATGTCCGTCCGAAATAAATACACAAAAAGAATCCTCGGCGTTGTACCGGAGGAATTCAATGACAATATGGCAATTGAATACAGCAACATTAGCGATTACATCGAAAAGAAAATCGAAGTAACTGCTTCGCGCGTCAATTGGTTTTCCACTTACCGCGTCCATAACCGCGTAAGTGACCATTTTGCTAAAGGCCACGTCTTTATATTGGGAGACGCAGGACATCTCCATAGTCCTGCAGGCGGACAAGGCATGAATACCGGCATCGGGGATGCATTCAATTTATCGTGGAAACTGGCAGCAGTAATTAAAGAAAAAGCCGCTCACAGCATATTGGAAACGTACGAAACAGAACGGATTGCGTTTGCGCGGACATTAGTCGCTACGACCGATAAAGCATTCCAAACCATTATCAATCAAAAGCTTCCGGGTACGGTTTTGCGTAAATTTTTTATCCCATACGTTTTGCCTTCATTATTCAAAGTCTCACTTACCAAAAAGAACGGCTTTAAAATTTTATCTCAGATTCACATTAACTACCGGAAAAGTGCCCTTAGCAAAGGCAAAGCAGGAAAAGTTTTTGCTGGCATGCGGTTGCCGTGGATCGAACTAGCTGGCAGCGACAATTTCTTTCCGTTGCGATCTGTTGATTGGCAAATCCATATTTACGGTCAAGCCAGCAAAGAACTGATGGACTTTGCCCACGCGCAATCTCTTGAGGTCCATGAATTTGCATGGGAGCCCAAAATGCAGAAGGCGGGATTCCAGCAAAATGCTTTGTACCTCGTTCGCCCTGATGGTCATGTGGCTTTAGCAAACAAAGCACAAGAGGTCAGTGTGTTGAAAGACTATTTAGATGAGTTTGGAATAGTCGCTTTTCATGCAAAGTGA
- a CDS encoding dihydrodipicolinate synthase family protein, with protein sequence MLLSVTVLGADGAIGNTFNINGQRARRIFELTNQGGI encoded by the coding sequence ATGCTTCTCTCAGTGACAGTTCTTGGAGCTGATGGGGCGATTGGCAACACATTCAACATCAACGGACAACGAGCGAGGAGGATTTTTGAACTTACCAACCAAGGTGGAATTTAA
- a CDS encoding M20 metallopeptidase family protein, translated as MPIQDQKDVPYKSTIPGAMHACGHDGHTAALMVFAKTLAENPEQVHHNVVFIHQFGEEEYPGGAQAMIADGCLEGVDAVYGCHLQSMMPSGTMYYKEGYIQATVDTFVITVTGKGGHGAIPQETVDPIVTASHIVTALQSIVSRNTDPLKQLVVSVGSINSGQANNVIPTTAVMTGTIRSYEPEVRSLATEKLVAIASQIAKAFGAEADTIFEKGYDAVWNHSAETQLAKRAMEGVLGAEEVAETPSVMPGEDFCYYTQHVPGSFIFAGAQLAEDESVYPHHHARFDFDETAMLNTAKSFAAILIEYDCVK; from the coding sequence TTGCCAATTCAAGATCAAAAAGATGTGCCTTACAAATCGACCATTCCAGGCGCTATGCATGCTTGTGGTCATGATGGCCATACAGCGGCACTCATGGTTTTTGCCAAAACTTTAGCTGAAAACCCAGAACAAGTGCATCATAACGTAGTCTTTATCCATCAATTCGGAGAAGAAGAATATCCAGGTGGTGCACAAGCCATGATCGCGGACGGTTGCCTTGAAGGCGTTGACGCAGTTTATGGCTGCCATCTTCAAAGCATGATGCCCTCAGGAACCATGTATTACAAAGAAGGCTATATCCAAGCAACGGTCGATACGTTCGTCATTACCGTTACCGGAAAAGGCGGTCATGGTGCCATTCCGCAGGAAACAGTCGATCCGATTGTCACGGCTTCACACATTGTCACGGCACTTCAGTCGATTGTCAGCCGCAACACAGATCCCCTAAAGCAATTGGTTGTTTCGGTCGGATCCATTAACAGCGGCCAAGCCAATAATGTGATTCCAACAACAGCGGTCATGACTGGGACCATTCGCTCGTATGAACCAGAAGTTCGCTCGCTTGCTACCGAAAAATTGGTCGCAATCGCTTCTCAAATTGCAAAAGCGTTTGGCGCTGAAGCTGATACCATTTTTGAAAAAGGCTACGACGCTGTGTGGAATCACTCCGCGGAAACCCAGTTAGCGAAGCGTGCAATGGAAGGGGTGTTAGGCGCTGAAGAGGTAGCCGAAACACCTTCTGTTATGCCTGGTGAAGACTTTTGCTACTATACACAACATGTGCCCGGTTCTTTTATTTTTGCCGGCGCTCAATTAGCGGAAGACGAAAGCGTTTATCCGCACCATCACGCTCGGTTCGACTTTGATGAAACAGCGATGCTCAATACAGCTAAATCATTTGCTGCAATCTTAATCGAATACGATTGTGTGAAATAA
- a CDS encoding metal-dependent hydrolase family protein codes for MSLKIENVTIYTGRGDKLVESAIVIEDNKIIAVGEEAVERNAENTMDGHGKTILPGFFDMHIHLGMDGIADPFAQIATDSQATSAYRHQANGKKQLESGVTSVRNLGSKWHIDLAYRDAVAAGLVTGPTVYGSGQPIVMTGGHGYPLASEADGEDEIRKVARQTLKQGADVLKLMATGGVMTPGVDPGSPQLSENEMKTAVEEALHAGKTTASHAQGTIGIQNAVRAGITTIEHGIFLDDETIELMIKHGTVMVPTLAAPYYIVKNADSGAIPPHAVKKATHCYEAHKESFRKAVEAGVKIAAGTDAGTPFNLHGDFAKELELMHEGGMTVRAIISAATYDAASVLNVQNETGSLEKGKIADFIILSEDPEVSFAAFRAVDTVYKRGEIVYVN; via the coding sequence TTGTCTTTGAAAATAGAAAATGTCACGATTTATACAGGGAGAGGCGACAAGCTAGTCGAGTCGGCTATTGTCATTGAAGATAACAAAATCATTGCTGTTGGAGAAGAAGCAGTTGAAAGAAATGCAGAAAATACAATGGATGGTCACGGGAAAACCATTTTGCCTGGTTTTTTTGATATGCACATTCATCTGGGCATGGATGGTATTGCCGATCCATTCGCTCAAATTGCCACGGACAGTCAAGCGACTTCTGCCTATCGCCATCAGGCTAATGGGAAAAAACAATTGGAGTCAGGTGTCACAAGCGTCCGTAACTTAGGTTCTAAATGGCATATTGACTTAGCATACCGCGATGCTGTGGCGGCAGGTCTTGTAACGGGTCCAACGGTTTACGGTTCTGGTCAACCCATCGTCATGACGGGTGGCCACGGATACCCACTTGCTTCTGAAGCAGATGGAGAAGACGAAATCCGTAAAGTGGCACGTCAAACTTTAAAACAAGGCGCTGACGTCTTAAAGCTAATGGCGACTGGTGGAGTGATGACGCCTGGAGTCGATCCGGGCTCTCCGCAGTTATCGGAAAACGAAATGAAGACGGCAGTTGAAGAAGCGCTTCACGCTGGAAAAACGACCGCTTCACATGCACAAGGAACCATCGGCATTCAAAATGCTGTACGTGCAGGAATAACGACCATTGAACACGGCATTTTCCTTGACGATGAAACGATTGAACTAATGATCAAACACGGCACCGTAATGGTTCCGACTCTTGCAGCGCCTTATTATATTGTGAAAAATGCAGATTCAGGTGCGATTCCACCGCATGCCGTCAAAAAGGCTACGCATTGCTACGAAGCTCATAAAGAAAGTTTCCGAAAAGCAGTAGAAGCAGGTGTTAAAATTGCAGCGGGTACCGATGCAGGGACACCGTTTAATTTACACGGCGATTTTGCTAAAGAACTTGAATTGATGCATGAAGGCGGGATGACTGTTCGTGCCATCATTTCTGCTGCAACTTATGATGCGGCTTCTGTCTTGAATGTTCAAAACGAAACCGGGTCATTGGAAAAAGGGAAAATAGCCGATTTTATTATTCTTTCTGAAGATCCAGAAGTAAGTTTTGCTGCTTTTCGAGCAGTCGATACCGTTTATAAGCGAGGAGAAATTGTTTATGTCAATTAA
- a CDS encoding membrane lipoprotein lipid attachment site-containing protein, with the protein MLVKKMIMFLVLLFILTGCVNGDRYTFSGSSENWDVFYVVDVSDGTNQVKDGIVTYTGEDDPPETIEYKLEANLGTSEGTGITIKDGTGSIANGACRGCAVIQEDEEIKVEITWNGQTENLIVTTDK; encoded by the coding sequence ATGCTTGTGAAAAAAATGATTATGTTTTTAGTACTTTTATTTATCCTGACTGGTTGCGTAAATGGGGATAGATACACCTTTTCAGGTAGCAGCGAAAATTGGGATGTCTTTTATGTCGTGGATGTTTCCGACGGTACTAATCAAGTAAAAGATGGAATAGTAACATATACCGGTGAAGATGATCCTCCAGAAACAATAGAATACAAACTTGAAGCTAATTTGGGTACATCAGAAGGAACTGGGATAACCATAAAAGATGGAACGGGAAGTATTGCAAATGGAGCTTGTAGAGGTTGTGCTGTTATTCAAGAAGATGAGGAAATAAAAGTGGAAATTACGTGGAACGGACAGACAGAAAATCTAATAGTAACAACCGACAAATGA
- a CDS encoding ABC transporter permease, which translates to MKKLKTVFNFELRGMIQKKSLLVTTAIMCVIVLLITTIPTFMIWFEGEETEENPSKAAEEFTLVYENDELKEAISPMLGEETYSTEEELKDAVQREEVTSGFVVEDYDRYTYISYDSKTDSTEQLIFESQLEQLNENRLFDEKGMDSQEVREILNQPIEQETVYLGKDAGSGTAIAFGVMITMYLLILLYGANVATSVAREKDSRTMELLITSSNPRTFILGKVGAVGLTGILQVASLIVFGVIGFMLNKENYPDVLLDMVQGSMTIDVLLIYILFSVLGYILYLFIYAALGSLVSKVEDVNSAVTPITFLFVLAYLAATFAMIVPDNPVVKVTSFIPFISLFTMPIRYMLTSVPMTSLLVSSAIMVLTVVLFAALSIHIYKFGSLNYGNRLKLKDVIRSFKK; encoded by the coding sequence ATGAAAAAGCTTAAAACCGTTTTTAATTTCGAATTGCGTGGAATGATTCAAAAGAAAAGCTTGCTCGTGACAACAGCCATCATGTGCGTGATTGTGCTGCTAATTACCACGATCCCCACTTTTATGATTTGGTTTGAAGGGGAAGAAACAGAAGAAAATCCAAGTAAAGCAGCCGAGGAATTTACGTTAGTATACGAAAATGATGAGCTCAAAGAAGCCATCAGTCCCATGTTAGGTGAAGAAACCTACTCGACGGAAGAGGAACTAAAAGATGCAGTTCAAAGGGAGGAAGTGACTTCTGGATTTGTCGTTGAGGACTATGACCGCTATACCTATATCTCCTACGACAGCAAAACGGATTCAACTGAACAACTGATTTTCGAGTCGCAGTTGGAACAACTCAATGAGAATCGATTGTTTGACGAAAAAGGGATGGATAGTCAAGAAGTCCGCGAAATTTTGAATCAACCCATCGAACAAGAAACCGTCTATCTAGGGAAAGATGCCGGATCTGGAACAGCTATTGCCTTTGGTGTCATGATTACGATGTATTTGCTCATCCTCTTGTATGGAGCGAACGTTGCGACATCGGTAGCAAGAGAAAAAGACTCACGTACGATGGAACTACTTATCACATCCAGTAACCCGCGAACATTTATACTCGGAAAAGTAGGAGCAGTAGGACTGACAGGTATTTTACAAGTCGCATCGTTGATTGTATTTGGTGTCATTGGATTTATGCTCAATAAAGAAAATTACCCTGACGTTCTTCTGGATATGGTGCAAGGGTCCATGACGATAGATGTACTACTGATTTATATCTTATTTTCAGTACTAGGCTATATCTTATACTTGTTTATCTATGCGGCTTTAGGAAGTTTGGTTTCAAAAGTGGAAGATGTAAACTCTGCAGTTACGCCGATTACGTTCTTGTTTGTCTTGGCTTATCTAGCTGCAACATTTGCAATGATCGTGCCGGATAACCCCGTTGTAAAAGTCACATCGTTTATACCGTTTATCTCGCTATTTACGATGCCGATTCGGTACATGCTGACAAGTGTACCGATGACATCTCTGTTAGTTTCCAGTGCGATCATGGTGTTAACAGTAGTGCTATTTGCCGCGTTATCCATTCACATTTATAAATTCGGCTCCTTAAATTATGGAAACCGTCTCAAATTAAAAGACGTAATCAGATCGTTTAAAAAATAG
- a CDS encoding ABC transporter ATP-binding protein: protein MDLVIKELNKSFNNKHVLKGINLTINSGQIFGYLGRNGAGKTTSMRILMDVFEGDSGSILMDGKEFKPTDHRIGYLPEERGMYSKFKVKDQLVYFAELRGASKKEAQHSMKKWAEEFGIAIYLDQKLETLSKGNQQKVQIAQAFICEPDILILDEPFSGLDPVNSKIFQDSLLNYIREDRIIIFSSHQMGYIESFCDDIAIINDGKIVLDGDLNDIRKQMGEGKLRLRVADQRNLDFLAAYDYTIEKEDIILTLHPNETKRSFIEGVFSQGIELTMFMDYLPSLQEIFIEKTGDQNEKA, encoded by the coding sequence ATGGATTTAGTCATAAAAGAGTTAAACAAATCATTTAATAACAAACATGTATTAAAAGGGATCAACTTAACGATTAACTCAGGACAGATTTTTGGGTATTTGGGGAGAAATGGCGCTGGAAAAACAACGTCCATGCGAATTTTGATGGACGTGTTTGAAGGAGATAGTGGATCGATTCTGATGGACGGCAAAGAATTTAAACCGACTGACCATAGAATTGGCTACTTGCCTGAAGAACGCGGAATGTATTCGAAGTTTAAAGTGAAAGATCAATTGGTTTATTTTGCTGAACTCCGAGGTGCTAGCAAAAAAGAAGCTCAGCATTCCATGAAAAAATGGGCCGAAGAATTTGGTATTGCTATTTATTTAGACCAAAAGCTTGAGACGCTATCAAAAGGAAATCAGCAAAAAGTTCAAATTGCACAAGCTTTTATTTGTGAGCCGGATATTTTGATTTTGGATGAACCGTTTTCGGGGCTAGATCCTGTCAATTCGAAAATCTTTCAAGATTCTTTATTGAATTACATAAGAGAAGATCGAATCATTATCTTTTCTTCCCACCAAATGGGGTATATCGAGTCGTTTTGCGACGATATTGCCATTATCAATGACGGGAAGATTGTATTAGATGGAGATTTGAATGACATTAGAAAACAAATGGGCGAAGGAAAGCTTCGTTTAAGAGTTGCTGATCAGCGAAACTTAGATTTTTTAGCAGCATATGATTATACAATCGAAAAAGAAGACATTATTTTAACGCTTCATCCAAATGAAACGAAACGGTCATTTATTGAAGGGGTATTCAGCCAAGGGATCGAGCTGACGATGTTTATGGATTACTTACCGAGTCTTCAAGAAATATTCATTGAGAAAACAGGTGATCAAAATGAAAAAGCTTAA
- a CDS encoding DHA2 family efflux MFS transporter permease subunit — protein MNSHAHVKKPKTMAAILMIGSFIGLFGETALNMALTNIMEDFSISAGTAQWLTTGYLLVLAILVPLSAYLVRWFTTRQLIVSALLISSLGALLAALAPSFSVLLIGRLVQAIGTGIFLPLMFSVILLIFPIQKRGSVMGIVGLVITAGPALGPTLSGLIINASSWHYIFWVMIVLNILLLIGALKTENVSDISKPKIDVASLVLSTVSFGGIIFSLATLAETSFTEPTVWAPLLAGMIALLLFISRQLKMPQPMVNLRVFKYPMFALGTLLMFITLFVILSVAILIPIYLKSVLAYTSIAAGLLMLPANLINIIMAPIVGSNFDRVGARIFTRAGFALVTVAAIVFLLILSATTPVWQVIAALCILFLGISMTIMPAQTHAMNQLPPELYADGSAAMNTLTQLAGAAGTAIAITLFTAGQQNYIAEFGAGIPPEFLAFGTHYAFYAVLVAAAIGLVGSLFIKNTRAATK, from the coding sequence ATGAACTCTCATGCACACGTTAAAAAACCAAAAACGATGGCTGCTATCTTAATGATCGGGTCTTTTATTGGCTTATTTGGTGAAACTGCATTGAATATGGCGTTGACCAATATTATGGAAGACTTCTCCATTAGTGCGGGTACTGCCCAGTGGCTTACGACTGGCTATTTATTGGTGTTAGCCATTTTGGTGCCGTTGTCTGCCTACTTAGTTCGCTGGTTCACAACACGCCAGTTAATCGTTTCAGCATTGCTCATTTCTTCGCTGGGTGCGTTGCTTGCCGCATTGGCACCTAGTTTCTCTGTTTTGCTGATCGGCCGCTTAGTTCAAGCGATCGGAACAGGCATATTCCTACCTTTAATGTTCAGTGTCATTCTGCTGATCTTCCCGATCCAAAAGCGCGGATCGGTGATGGGCATTGTTGGTTTGGTCATCACGGCAGGCCCAGCTTTAGGGCCTACCTTAAGCGGATTGATCATCAATGCCAGCAGCTGGCATTATATTTTTTGGGTGATGATCGTGTTGAATATCCTGTTATTGATAGGTGCCTTAAAGACCGAAAACGTTTCCGATATTTCCAAGCCAAAAATTGATGTCGCATCGCTCGTCCTATCGACAGTTTCTTTTGGAGGCATTATCTTTTCATTGGCGACATTGGCAGAAACGTCATTTACAGAGCCAACTGTCTGGGCTCCGCTACTGGCAGGCATGATCGCCTTGCTGCTGTTCATCAGTCGTCAGCTGAAGATGCCCCAGCCGATGGTCAACCTTCGCGTTTTCAAATACCCTATGTTCGCGCTGGGCACATTGTTGATGTTCATCACTTTGTTCGTCATTCTTTCAGTGGCGATCCTGATTCCTATTTACTTGAAGAGTGTACTGGCTTACACGTCGATTGCCGCAGGCCTATTGATGCTGCCAGCTAACTTGATTAACATCATCATGGCTCCGATCGTCGGATCCAATTTTGACCGTGTGGGTGCCCGCATCTTCACACGTGCCGGCTTTGCACTCGTGACGGTTGCGGCTATCGTCTTCCTATTGATTTTGTCAGCGACAACTCCGGTATGGCAAGTCATTGCTGCTCTTTGTATTTTGTTCCTGGGTATCTCTATGACGATTATGCCCGCGCAAACCCACGCGATGAATCAGCTGCCACCAGAGTTATACGCGGATGGATCAGCCGCCATGAATACCCTCACTCAACTGGCAGGAGCTGCCGGTACGGCAATTGCGATCACTTTATTCACAGCCGGTCAACAAAATTACATTGCAGAGTTTGGCGCAGGTATTCCTCCAGAGTTTCTGGCGTTCGGTACCCATTATGCGTTTTACGCAGTATTGGTCGCTGCAGCTATTGGATTGGTTGGTTCCTTGTTTATCAAAAACACTCGGGCCGCTACCAAATAA
- a CDS encoding DUF4181 domain-containing protein, whose protein sequence is MLWLKFGLFLVALFGAIWLVKWVLRKIFNIEKETTNWFSNNHVNHLHKKMDWGIRIATMIAMFVVLYLFFYKEYPFALYLIIWVAFMFIDSSVKAFFQWKYTDNPKQWILTMSEITILVIAALVATIQLDLINLRL, encoded by the coding sequence ATGCTTTGGTTGAAATTCGGTTTGTTTTTAGTGGCTTTATTTGGTGCGATTTGGTTAGTGAAATGGGTTTTAAGAAAAATATTCAACATTGAGAAAGAGACAACCAACTGGTTTTCGAATAACCATGTCAATCATCTGCATAAAAAAATGGACTGGGGAATCAGAATTGCGACGATGATTGCAATGTTCGTGGTGCTGTATTTGTTTTTTTACAAAGAGTATCCATTCGCTCTTTATTTAATCATCTGGGTTGCATTCATGTTTATCGATTCCTCGGTAAAAGCGTTTTTCCAATGGAAATACACCGATAACCCCAAACAGTGGATTCTGACGATGAGTGAAATTACGATTTTGGTCATTGCCGCACTTGTTGCAACAATTCAATTAGATTTGATTAATCTTCGACTCTAA
- a CDS encoding MalY/PatB family protein, which yields MNSFQHIYDRKNTRSVKWDSMKTIYNLEDSSDILPMWIADMDFPAPPPVLKALHDRVEHSIFGYSFMCEDCRTAVINWQAKRNDWQIERDWLLFHQGIIPAIASIIETFTEKNDKIVVTPPVYPSFFQLAEHQDREVLYSPLIVQDGQYTIDFEDFEEKLQNAALFILCNPHNPGGRVWTPEELTEIIRLCSKHDVLIISDEIHGDLMMGESRHTPLAKIAGTESDRVFTCMAPTKTFNLAGIQVAMIVATDKEKRAKLEKHALAHGSGMLNAFAPAALTAAYNDSELWLEEMLTIISDNIDFAIRELQKKVPGLRVMEPQSTYLLWIDYSELGLTEDEVMEQLLFTGKVALEPGSKYGSAGLGYLRLNAACPRATLSEGIDRIAFALTNNDDT from the coding sequence ATGAATTCTTTTCAGCACATATACGATCGAAAAAATACCCGTTCTGTTAAATGGGATTCCATGAAAACGATATACAATCTAGAAGACAGCTCAGACATTTTGCCGATGTGGATTGCAGATATGGATTTCCCTGCACCGCCCCCTGTCCTAAAAGCGTTGCATGACCGCGTCGAGCATTCAATTTTCGGCTATTCTTTTATGTGTGAAGACTGCCGGACTGCCGTGATCAATTGGCAAGCAAAACGAAACGATTGGCAAATCGAAAGGGATTGGCTTCTTTTTCATCAAGGCATTATCCCGGCAATTGCATCTATCATTGAAACCTTCACCGAAAAGAACGATAAAATAGTGGTGACACCTCCCGTCTACCCTTCTTTTTTCCAACTGGCTGAACATCAAGACCGAGAAGTTCTATACTCACCACTAATTGTGCAAGATGGACAATACACGATTGACTTCGAAGACTTTGAAGAAAAATTGCAAAATGCTGCTCTCTTCATTCTTTGCAACCCGCACAATCCGGGTGGCCGCGTGTGGACACCAGAAGAGTTAACCGAAATTATTCGGTTGTGCAGCAAGCATGATGTCCTTATTATTTCAGATGAAATACACGGTGATTTAATGATGGGTGAAAGTCGTCATACGCCGCTGGCAAAAATCGCAGGTACTGAAAGCGACAGAGTGTTTACGTGTATGGCTCCGACAAAAACATTTAATCTAGCCGGTATCCAAGTGGCGATGATTGTGGCAACTGATAAAGAAAAACGCGCCAAGTTAGAAAAACACGCCCTCGCTCACGGCTCTGGCATGCTCAATGCTTTTGCGCCTGCTGCTTTAACCGCTGCATACAATGACAGCGAGCTGTGGCTTGAGGAAATGCTGACGATTATTTCTGACAATATCGATTTTGCCATTAGAGAATTGCAGAAAAAAGTCCCAGGCTTGCGCGTCATGGAGCCACAATCGACTTATTTGTTGTGGATCGATTACAGTGAACTGGGCTTAACAGAAGATGAAGTCATGGAACAACTATTGTTTACCGGAAAAGTCGCATTAGAGCCCGGAAGCAAGTATGGATCCGCAGGTCTGGGGTATTTGCGATTAAATGCAGCATGTCCGAGAGCTACGTTGTCCGAAGGCATTGACCGGATTGCTTTCGCGTTAACCAACAATGACGATACTTAA
- a CDS encoding DUF4181 domain-containing protein: protein MVWLKIGLSFVILFVWMSLVKFSLKKIFKIEKEKQGWVSYNHINKLHQKVDWTVRITAMLALITIIYLLMFIEYPLNFFWGAWILLTVIDYSVRGFFEWKYSDNPKQSILTMGEMVILVIGIVVILQFDMLNLVYY from the coding sequence ATGGTGTGGCTAAAAATCGGATTGTCTTTTGTGATTTTGTTTGTATGGATGTCGTTAGTGAAATTTTCCTTGAAAAAAATATTTAAAATCGAGAAAGAAAAACAAGGCTGGGTTTCCTATAACCATATCAACAAACTGCACCAGAAAGTCGACTGGACTGTAAGAATTACGGCGATGCTTGCACTTATCACCATCATATACTTGCTGATGTTCATAGAATACCCATTAAATTTTTTCTGGGGGGCGTGGATTTTGCTGACGGTTATAGACTATTCCGTAAGAGGCTTTTTTGAATGGAAATACTCGGACAATCCGAAGCAATCTATCCTGACGATGGGAGAGATGGTTATTTTGGTAATCGGAATAGTGGTAATTCTTCAGTTTGATATGCTCAACTTGGTATATTATTAA